A stretch of Gossypium hirsutum isolate 1008001.06 chromosome A06, Gossypium_hirsutum_v2.1, whole genome shotgun sequence DNA encodes these proteins:
- the LOC107963293 gene encoding uncharacterized protein, translating into MTYLKVMFARLSLFDDGSLLAELQVKLRGLNRLRKLAKLYVSEIVRLHGVSISIISDRDPRFMSQFWRKLHKALGSSWEEYLSLAKFAYNNSYQSSIKMEPFEALYGRKCCTPLCWTKFSERQVLGPELVSDTEDKVRLITDRLKEASDRQKSYLDLKRREVECYVGDSVFLKVLPWKKLELPSELDCIHDVFHVSMLRHYYSDSTHIVPVEEIKVRLDLTFDVDPVQILDRDIKILRRKSIPLVKGVVIFARFREGVSVKLGFSVVGGWMEKIVGS; encoded by the exons ATGACTTATTTGAAagtgatgtttgctcgtctcagtttatttgatgatggaagtctgctAGCTGAGCTTCAGGTTAAGCTACGTGGATTGAACAGATTAAGG AAGCTGGCTAAActatatgtgtctgagatagtgagactgcatggggtgtCGATTTCaatcatctctgatagggatcctcgcttcatgtCTCAGTTCTGGAGAAAGCTTCATAAGGCGTTGGGttcaag ttgggaggagtattTGTCATTGGCaaaattcgcttacaataatagttaccagtctaGTATAAAGATGGAACCTTTtgaggcactttatggtcgtaagtgttgcactcctttatgttggactaAGTTCAGCGAGCGACAAGTTCTGGGTCCTGAACTAGTTTCTGATACAGAGGATAAGGTCAGATTGATAACAGATCGACTGAAAGAGGCATCcgatagacaaaaatcttatttGGACTTGAAACGACGCGAGGTCGAGTGTTATGTGGGAGACTCCGTTTTTCTTAAGGTcttgccatggaagaag TTAGAGCTACCTTCAGAGTTAGACtgtattcacgatgtgttccatgtctcaATGTTGAGGCACTACTACTCTGATTCCACACATATTGTTCCTGTGGAGGAGATCAAGGTTAGGCTAGACCTGACCTTCGATGTGGATCCGGTTCAGATATTGGATCGCGACATTAAGATTCTGAGGAGAAAATCCATTCCACTAGTTAAG GGGGTAGTAATTTTTGCTCGTTTCCGTGAGGGTGTTTCAGTAAAGTTGGGATTCTCAGTAGTGGGTGGTTGGATGGAGAAAATAGTGGGGAGTTGA